The Lactobacillus acidophilus DNA segment AGTTTTAGCAGATGATGACACACCAGTGGTTACACTAGGTACTTCATTAACTGATTCTCAAAGAAATGGTACTTTAAAAACTTTAACTGCTCCTTTAAACGGTGGCAATTACCAAACAATCACCGTTACTGGTTCTGATTTAGTTAAATACTTAAATCCATCAGGCGACAACTTCACCACTTCTTCTGGAGTGTGGTCCAGCGCAATGATTCAAAAAACAAGCAGTGGTTCAGGTATTAACGTAAAAATTTTAGACTACAATGGCAAAAATAATATCACTACGATTACTGCCAACCAATATAAAAATGCAGCTTTAACCGCCGGTATTACTGATGCCAATATTTACGTTACAAGTGCTGTACCAATCGATGGTTCTGGAGCCTTAGCCGGTGTTTATGCTGCCTATGCCAAAAACGGTAACGCATTGAATCAAAAACAAGTTAATGCAGCTCAAGATGAAATGAACACTTTGAGTGGTATTACACAAGATAACAAAAATAAAGAAGGCTACTCCGATGCTCAATTAAATAATGCGGTTGCCGGTGCAAAATCAGAAATGGCTAAACAAGGACAAAATATTTCTGACAGTCAAATTCGCGATATCGTGAATAACCAAATTAACATTAACCACCTAGGTAATACGATTAACAATAATCAAAAAA contains these protein-coding regions:
- a CDS encoding DUF1002 domain-containing protein — protein: MKKIFTFLTAILLSMVAAFTFTHHTVLADDDTPVVTLGTSLTDSQRNGTLKTLTAPLNGGNYQTITVTGSDLVKYLNPSGDNFTTSSGVWSSAMIQKTSSGSGINVKILDYNGKNNITTITANQYKNAALTAGITDANIYVTSAVPIDGSGALAGVYAAYAKNGNALNQKQVNAAQDEMNTLSGITQDNKNKEGYSDAQLNNAVAGAKSEMAKQGQNISDSQIRDIVNNQININHLGNTINNNQKNQIVNLLIEIRDSGALKNGSFKSQASKLSSQIQNGAKNIFNKFNTQENRSWLQQLWDNVVNFFSHIFG